One Gadus chalcogrammus isolate NIFS_2021 chromosome 22, NIFS_Gcha_1.0, whole genome shotgun sequence genomic window carries:
- the LOC130375317 gene encoding zinc finger MYM-type protein 1-like: MTAFAKQKSTLAKCAEQTFISAGFRNWKKSREAFSRHQNCKAHAIALNTQPHIPHSIRIQLCSPLARAQEAARLALLQIVGAVRYLSKQGLALRGHSKKDGNFQSYLRDKAEDDPNLASWLEREHSYTSPESQNEILSIMGNIIIGGIAAEISALPVLQYSLIMDGTQYVSGTEQISICLRYVDQELEPREEFVGLYEASSTTGEHLWRIASDVLLRLNLPLSGLRGQTYDGAANLSGNLSRMRALVRSEQPLASFVHCGPQFVNLVIQATCSSTPVVSDALQWIHDLGCLFGQSGKFKTIFKQIAISENGSLTTIKPLCATRWTVRTPAIKSVLTQYEVILVALEEMASAKEEVLAPRASCLLDQLQKGNAVLGLLLGQDILLKLEGLNKSLHGRAVTIGAMLQAVDCTKKAFVAQRTSETFMRLYWRAVEFTTSLDLQPINLPHVRKPSNRYDGPANSPTSSSAEEYFRVQFFSAIDTASMQLDERFNQESLGNLAMLEQQLLSGEISEVVELYPELDAQLLPVQLAMLKANNKFNTSQEVSNILKTMVPEVRRLFPQVEALVRLLLVVPVSSCKAEQSFSALRRLKTLLRSTMSQSRLNSVSVCHVHREKLEKITRKEIATAFIGTSERRAHLFGTF; this comes from the coding sequence ATGACTGCTTTTGCAAAGCAAAAATCAACATTGGCCAAATGTGCTGAACAAACATTTATCTCGGCAGGGTTCCGAAACTGGAAGAAAAGTAGGGAAGCTTTCAGCAGACACCAAAACTGCAAGGCACATGCGATTGCTCTGaatacacagccacacatacCGCATTCTATTAGAATTCAACTGTGCAGCCCTCTAGCAAGGGCTCAAGAGGCAGCCAGGTTGGCGCTTTTACAAATTGTAGGTGCTGTGAGGTACCTCTCAAAACAGGGCTTGGCTCTTAGAGGCCATTCCAAGAAGGACGGAAACTTCCAGAGTTATCTCAGAGATAAGGCGGAGGATGACCCCAACCTGGCAAGCTGGCTGGAGAGAGAGCATTCCTACACAAGCCCTGAAAGCCAAAATGAGATACTGAGCATCATGGGTAATATTATAATTGGGGGGATAGCCGCAGAGATTTCTGCCTTACCTGTGCTGCAGTACTCCCTTATAATGGATGGAACACAGTATGTCAGTGGCACTGAGCAGATCTCCATCTGCCTCCGCTATGTGGACCAAGAGCTGGAGCCAAGGGAGGAGTTTGTGGGCTTGTACGAGGCCTCTTCCACAACTGGCGAGCATCTCTGGAGAATTGCCTCCGATGTGCTGCTCCGTCTCAATCTTCCACTCTCGGGTCTTCGTGGCCAAACCTATGACGGAGCAGCAAACTTGTCGGGGAACCTATCTAGGATGCGAGCTTTGGTCCGAAGCGAACAGCCGCTTGCCAGTTTTGTCCACTGTGGTCCTCAGTTTGTGAACCTGGTCATACAAGCAACCTGCTCATCCACACCAGTTGTGAGTGATGCTCTCCAGTGGATCCATGACCTGGGTTGTTTGTTTGGCCAGTCTGGGAAATTCAAAACCATCTTTAAACAGATAGCCATATCTGAAAATGGCTCACTCACCACCATTAAGCCGTTGTGTGCCACCAGATGGACTGTGCGAACGCCAGCGATCAAGTCTGTCCTCACCCAATACGAGGTGATCTTGGTTGCACTGGAGGAGATGGCTTCAGCGAAAGAGGAAGTCTTAGCTCCTCGAGCAAGTTGCCTTCTTGACCAACTCCAGAAAGGAAACGCAGTACTTGGCCTTCTACTTGGGCAGGATATTCTCTTGAAACTTGAAGGTCTCAATAAAAGCTTGCATGGGAGAGCAGTAACAATTGGAGCGATGTTACAGGCTGTCGATTGCACAAAGAAAGCGTTTGTGGCACAGAGAACGAGCGAGACATTCATGAGGCTTTACTGGAGAGCTGTGGAATTCACAACATCTCTCGATCTGCAGCCAATAAATCTACCACATGTACGGAAACCATCAAACCGATATGATGGGCCTGCAAATAGTCCCACCTCGTCTTCTGCAGAGGAATATTTCAGGGTGCAGTTTTTCTCTGCCATCGACACGGCAAGCATGCAGCTGGATGAGAGATTCAACCAGGAGAGCCTTGGCAATTTGGCCATGTTGGAGCAACAGCTACTGTCTGGGGAAATTAGCGAGGTAGTAGAGCTCTACCCAGAATTGGATGCACAGCTGCTGCCAGTGCAACTAGCTATGCTGAAGGCAAATAACAAGTTCAATACTAGTCAGGAAGTCAGTAATATCTTAAAGACCATGGTACCAGAAGTTAGGCGGCTGTTTCCCCAAGTGGAGGCTCTCGTTAGGCTGTTGCTTGTGGTCCCAGTGTCTTCTTGCAAAGCTGAACAGAGCTTCAGTGCGCTGCGCCGTTTGAAGACTTTGCTCCGCTCCACGATGTCGCAGTCACGACTCAACAGCGTATCAGTCTGCCATGTCCACAGGGAGAAGCTAGAAAAAATAACCAGGAAGGAAATAGCTACTGCCTTCATTGGCACATCGGAGAGGCGTGCACATTTGTTTGGGACATTTTAA
- the LOC130375319 gene encoding uncharacterized protein K02A2.6-like: MRMMRFNVTAVHVPGKQLIVADALSRSPLTQAGSETERHIKAYVDAVGTNKPMSSEKLEEIRGVTQTDPDLQAVISSVQNSWRKTRNFPSFSAFYSARHHLSEARGLVLYDDRIVIPKILRADILKKIHAGHQGLTKCRERAKLSVWWPGIGGDIKATVSQCKFCIEHKPKQRHEPLITTALPGGPWQRIAADLCELEGKQYLVVVDYYSRYVEMAHLPSTSSLQVITRLKAIFSRWGVPLELVSDNGLQFTSAEFTDFCKEYGFTHATSSPHYPQANGAAERAVQTAKRLLKQPDPYLALMSYLATPIAATGASPAQLMLGRQIRTTVPTLEQNLQKTPISPEQSCRQVRQSVSSWTQTRGGRPLRRWWRERNNPDPTWSRWTTAQCCGATGDTSRLFLRPPGLQNHSYSPGPAQHVPSAVHFLVWSPGAKEHHQGPLHQRLHRHRHGLLCLVTQPD; encoded by the exons ATGCGCATGATGCGGTTCAATGTTACAGCTGTGCATGTTCCAGGAAAACAGCTGATCGTGGCAGATGCGCTGTCCAGGAGCCCTCTGACTCAGGCCGGGTCAGAGACGGAGCGCCACATCAAGGCGTATGTCGATGCGGTGGGGACAAACAAGCCCATGTCATCAGAGAAGTTGGAGGAGATAAGAGGAGTAACGCAGACTGATCCAGACCTTCAGGCGGTCATCTCCAGCGTGCAGAACAGCTGGCGTAAGACTCGCaactttccctctttctctgcatTCTACTCTGCCAGGCATCACCTCTCTGAAGCGAGGGGACTAGTTCTGTATGACGACAGAATTGTGATTCCTAAAATACTGAGAGCAGACATTCTGAAGAAAATTCATGCTGGTCACCAAGGACTGACAAAGTGCCGCGAGAGAGCCAAGCTCTCCGTCTGGTGGCCCGGCATTGGTGGCGACATCAAGGCAACAGTGTCGCAGTGCAAGTTCTGCATAGAACACAAGCCCAAGCAGAGGCATGAGCCTCTCATCACAACAGCCCTACCGGGGGGGCCTTGGCAGAGGATCGCTGCTGACCTATGCGAGCTGGAAGGGAAGCAGTACCTAGTGGTTGTGGACTACTATTCCAGGTATGTCGAAATGGCACACTTACCTTCTACATCAAGCTTGCAGGTCATCACGCGCCTCAAAGCCATCTTCAGCAGATGGGGCGTACCTCTCGAACTAGTCAGCGACAACGGTCTGCAGTTCACTTCAGCAGAATTCACTGACTTTTGCAAAGAGTACGGGTTCACACACGCAACCTCAAGCCCCCACTACCCCCAGGCAAACGGGGCAGCCGAGAGAGCAGTCCAGACTGCTAAAAGACTGCTGAAACAGCCAGACCCGTACCTTGCTCTGATGAGCTACCTGGCCACGCCCATTGCTGCAACGGGAGCTAGTCCAGCTCAACTCATGCTGGGACGACAAATTCGCACCACAGTCCCCACATTGGAGCAAAACTTGCAAAAGACTCCAATAAGCCCTGAACAA AGCTGCCGACAGGTCAGGCAGTCCGTGTCAAGCTGGACACAGACAAGGGGTGGAAGACCCCTGCGCAGGTGGTGGCGAGAGCGGAACAACCCAGATCCTACATGGTCAAGATGGACAACGGCACAGTGTTGCGGCGCAACAGGAGACACCTCCAGGCTGTTCCTGAGACCACCGGGCCTACAGAACCACAGCTACAGCCCGGGACCAGCCCAGCACGTCCCGTCAGCAGTCCACTTCCTGGTATGGTCACCAGGGGCCAAAGAGCATCACCAGGGCCCTCTGCACCAGAGGCTACACAGACACCGGCACGGCCTACTCTGTCTGGTGACACAGCCAGACTGA
- the LOC130375316 gene encoding uncharacterized protein K02A2.6-like, whose amino-acid sequence MGKEAEPIYESFVYTEDDNNDNPELNYEIVIARFDDHFVPRRNVIHDRACFHKRVQKEGETVESFVRSLYELAQYCEFGITKDEQIRDRLVIGILDSEVSQKLQLEADLTLERAILLARQSEQIKKQSVERAECSVNAVGQRGQAGWKRGKDMRQRYGRNFPEREESSKQNGCPRCGRTHTREERCPARNKNCRRCGKLGHFELLCKSKITKQLMAVTHEYGDDDDDDQAFFIGAVTNQAYRVVEQPDFSDDWRVTLPINNSLVDFKIDTGADITVMTEKTYSKLPDKPQLARTTVSATSPGGEVECIGKFLATCLHKGQKYAFWITVIKGRFAQNLLGGGVAKSMGLVKRLNAVSTEKDDLFGEIGLLQCDPVKIVLKPGAEPYAATTPRRVPFPLLPKVEKELGRMLEFGIIEHVTGPTDWCAPMVPAEKKNKDQVRVCVDFKRLNKAVKRELYVLPTLEDIAPKLAGAKVFSALDASSGFWQIPLDPDSQKLTTFITPMGRFCFRRLPFRISSAPEIFQRLMTELLSGHEGVVVVMDDILVYGADEEEHNRRLNAVLQTIRRSGLKLNKAKCQFNKS is encoded by the coding sequence ATGGGGAAAGAAGCAGAGCCAATTTATGAATCGTTTGTGTATACGGAGGACGACAACAATGATAACCCTGAACTTAACTACGAGATAGTTATAGCTAGGTTTGATGATCACTTCGTGCCTAGACGCAACGTGATTCATGACCGGGCATGCTTCCACAAGCGTGTGCAGAAGGAGGGAGAAACTGTAGAATCTTTTGTGAGAAGCCTGTATGAGCTTGCTCAATACTGTGAGTTTGGCATAACAAAGGATGAACAAATTAGGGACCGACTCGTTATTGGCATTCTAGATAGCGAGGTCTCACAAAAGTTGCAACTTGAGGCTGATCTTACGCTAGAGAGGGCTATCCTCCTAGCCCGACAGAGCGAGCAGATCAAGAAGCAGAGCGTGGAGCGGGCAGAGTGCTCAGTGAATGCTGTGGGACAAAGGGGACAGGCAGGTTGGAAGCGCGGCAAAGACATGCGGCAGCGATATGGGCGAAACTTTCCGGAACGTGAGGAGTCCAGCAAACAAAATGGATGCCCACGGTgtggcagaacacacacacgtgaggaACGTTGCCCTGCACGCAACAAGAACTGTCGGCGATGCGGTAAGCTGGGACACTTTGAACTGTTGTGCAAAAGCAAAATTACTAAACAATTAATGGCTGTGACACACGAatatggtgatgatgatgacgatgatcaAGCTTTCTTTATCGGAGCTGTGACAAATCAGGCCTATAGAGTAGTTGAACAGCCAGATTTCAGTGACGATTGGCGTGTCACACTGCCCATCAACAATAGTCTAGTGGACTTTAAAATTGACACGGGGGCAGACATTACTGTAATGACTGAGAAAACATACAGCAAACTGCCAGACAAGCCCCAGTTAGCTAGAACCACAGTCAGTGCCACAAGCCCAGGAGGGGAAGTGGAATGCATAGGCAAATTCCTGGCCACATGCCTGCACAAGGGCCAAAAGTATGCCTTCTGGATTACAGTGATTAAAGGACGATTCGCACAGAATCTACTGGGGGGAGGTGTAGCCAAATCCATGGGCCTCGTGAAACGGCTGAATGCAGTCAGCACAGAGAAGGACGACCTATTCGGTGAAATAGGTCTCCTACAGTGCGACCCTGTCAAAATCGTGCTGAAACCAGGCGCGGAGCCCTATGCTGCCACAACGCCGCGCCGGGTGCCGTTTCCCCTCCTGCCCAAAGTCGAGAAGGAGCTGGGGCGCATGTTAGAGTTCGGCATAATCGAGCATGTCACGGGCCCAACTGACTGGTGCGCGCCCATGGTGCCTGCGGAGAAAAAGAATAAAGACcaggtcagagtgtgtgtggatttcaAAAGGCTGAACAAGGCTGTCAAGCGAGAACTGTACGTGTTGCCCACACTGGAGGACATTGCTCCCAAGCTAGCCGGGGCAAAGGTGTTCTCCGCACTAGATGCTTCTAGTGGCTTCTGGCAAATTCCCCTGGACCCGGATAGCCAAAAACTGACCACCTTCATCACACCCATGGGCAGGTTTTGCTTCAGGAGGCTCCCATTCAGGATCTCGTCAGCCCctgaaattttccaaagactcATGACCGAGCTGCTCAGTGGCCACGAGGGAGTCGTGGTCGTGATGGACGACATACTCGTCTACGGTGCGGACGAGGAGGAACACAACAGGCGGCTGAATGCAGTCCTCCAGACCATAAGGCGGTCTGGACTGAAACTGAACAAAGCCAAGTGCCAGTTCAACAAGTCGTAG
- the paqr7a gene encoding progestin and adipoQ receptor family member VII, a: protein MATIAMDRIGRLFINLQQLRQMPLLLTQAAPSMPANLRDTEVPRYFREAHVHSGYRPLGQSWSYYLRSLFQRHNETVNTWTHLLGFLVFLLTLCRLAETVDFVGDPHAWPLLVLAVSAMGYNGCSAAAHLLGGKSELCHYLFFFMDYIGVAQYQYGSATVHFYYALEESWHARVAGVFMPAAVVLSCLSCLGCCYGKFCSHSLPTWVRRVGQVTPSALAYAWDTSPVFQRLLRWSADDDEAALCFHLGQVVFFLSSAFFFTYPLPQRWFPGRCDIVGQSHQIFHVLLNLCTLSQIRASHLDYLGRRRLYSRLHGEGEAGLVVGLYVVTVAACVLIAAGMVVKVKRVLDGKVQKCK, encoded by the coding sequence atgGCAACCATCGCCATGGATAGAATCGGTCGGCTGTTCATCAACCTCCAACAGCTCCGGCAAATGCCCCTCCTGCTGACCCAAGCGGCCCCCTCCATGCCGGCCAACCTCCGGGACACCGAGGTGCCCCGGTACTTCCGCGAGGCCCACGTCCACTCGGGCTACCGGCCCCTGGGCCAGTCCTGGAGCTACTACCTGCGGTCGCTCTTCCAGCGCCACAACGAGACGGTCAACACCTGGACCCACCTGCTGGGCTTCCTGGTCTTCCTGCTCACCCTGTGCCGCCTGGCCGAGACGGTGGACTTCGTGGGGGACCCCCACGCCTGGCCCCTGCTGGTGCTGGCCGTGTCGGCCATGGGCTACAACGGCTGCAGTGCCGCGGCCCACCTCCTGGGCGGCAAGTCAGAGCTGTGCCACTACCTCTTCTTCTTCATGGACTACATCGGCGTGGCGCAGTACCAGTACGGCAGCGCCACGGTGCACTTCTACTACGCCCTAGAGGAGAGCTGGCACGCCCGCGTGGCCGGCGTCTTCATGCCCGCCGCCGTGGtcctctcctgcctctcctgTCTGGGCTGCTGCTACGGCAAGTTCTGCAGCCACAGCCTGCCCACCTGGGTGAGGCGGGTGGGCCAGGTGACCCCCTCGGCGCTGGCCTACGCCTGGGACACGAGTCCCGTGTTCCAGCGGCTGTTGCGGTGGTCGGCGGACGACGACGAGGCGGCGCTGTGCTTCCACCTGGGCCAGGTGGTGTTCTTCCTGTCCAGCGCCTTCTTCTTCACGTACCCGCTGCCGCAGCGCTGGTTCCCGGGCCGCTGCGACATCGTGGGGCAGAGCCACCAGATCTTCCACGTGCTGCTCAACCTGTGCACCCTGAGCCAGATCCGGGCGTCGCACCTGGACTACCTGGGCCGCAGGAGGCTGTACTCGCGTCTCCACGGCGAGGGCGAGGCGGGGCTCGTCGTGGGATTGTACGTGGTCACCGTGGCGGCGTGCGTGTTGATCGCGGCCGGTATGGTCGTTAAAGTCAAGCGAGTGCTGGACGGCAAAGTGCAGAAATGCAAGTGA
- the tmem222b gene encoding transmembrane protein 222, giving the protein MKFIFLSGVMADVSDTIDTMKNYRIAFEKVNPDLSRYPFCIVWTPIPLLSWLLPFIGHMGICTSSGVIRDFAGPYFVSEDNMAFGRPTKYWMLDVSKVHAGGSNAWDTAVSDASEEYKHRMHNLCCDNCHSHVAMALNLMRYENSTSWNMVNLCLLAFVHGKHVSCAGFLKTWLPSLMLVGVILTAVLALNLR; this is encoded by the exons ATGAAGTTCATCTTTCTAAGCGGTGTGATGGCGGATGTGAGTGACACAATAGACACCATGAAGAACTATCGCATAGCCTTCGAGAAGGTTAACCCTGACCTCAGCCGCTACCCGTTCTGCATCGTGTGGACGCCCATCCCCTTGCTATC ATGGCTGCTTCCCTTTATTGGACACATGGGGATCTGCACCTCCTCCGGTGTGATCCGGGACTTTGCTGGACCCTACTTTGTCTCG GAAGACAACATGGCCTTCGGGAGACCAACAAA ATACTGGATGCTTGACGTGAGCAAGGTCCACGCCGGCGGCTCCAACGCCTGGGACACTGCCGTCAGCGACGCGTCAGAGGAGTACAAGCACCGCATG CACAACCTCTGCTGCGACAACTGTCACTCACACGTCGCCATGGCGCTGAATCTGATGCGCTACGAGAACAGCACCTCGTGGAACATGgtcaacctctgtctgctgGCGTTCGTCCACGGCAAGCACGTCAG CTGTGCCGGCTTCCTGAAGACCTGGCTGCCAAGCCTGATGCTGGTGGGAGTCATTCTCACCGCGGTCCTGGCCCTTAACCTGCGGTGA
- the tpbga gene encoding trophoblast glycoprotein a: MLELAQRMVLCALVCSIYARASCPPGCECSEAAHTVKCVSKELQTIPKGIPGYTRNLFITGNNISRIGPTCFQGLDNVTNLSLSNNRITEVESNTFADLRALRYLDLSSNQLTAIHPEGFSMHNHTLRELNLSRALYNHSAVTDLAAALRQASLGSLQGLDLSGNGLVLLPPRTFSRLGQLRRLQLSNNSLVAIHNATFWGLQRLEELDLTFNALKGVPEEGLRELDALPAASGLLLGDNPFDCTCAIEPLALWLNRSRGRVRDAEAPSCASPATMRNVTLLAAAALTLRCYQRAAGADLALQTSYVFLGLVLGLVGLVFLFVLYLNRKGIKKRVNEARDACREVWEGYHYRYEIDSDPRLSQVSSNADA; encoded by the exons ATGCTGGAATTGGCACAACGCATGGTTTTGTGTGCACTGGTGTGTTCCATTTACGCGCGCGCATCTTGTCCTCCCGGTTGCGAATGTTCCGAAGCGGCTCACACGGTCAAGTGTGTGTCCAAAGAGCTGCAGACCATTCCGAAGGGGATCCCTGGATATACGAGGAATCTGTTTATCACAGGGAACAACATCAGCCGAATCGGTCCAACATGTTTCCAGGGACTGGATAACGTCACGAACTTGTCTCTGAGCAATAACAG AATCACTGAGGTGGAATCCAACACCTTCGCTGATCTGCGCGCTCTGCGCTACCTGGACCTGAGCAGCAACCAGCTGACCGCCATCCACCCAGAGGGCTTCAGCATGCACAACCACACCCTGCGCGAGCTCAACCTCAGCCGGGCGCTCTACAACCACTCCGCCGTGACCGACCTGGCCGCCGCCCTACGCCAGGCCAGCCTGGGCTCCCTGCAGGGGCTGGACCTGTCGGGCAACGGCCTCGTCCTCCTGCCCCCGCGCACCTTCTCCCGGCTGGGCCAGCTGCGACGGCTGCAGCTCTCCAACAACTCCCTGGTGGCCATCCACAACGCCACCTTCTGGGGCCTGCagcggctggaggagctggacctCACCTTCAACGCCCTGAAGGGCGTGCCCGAGGAGGGGCTCCGGGAGCTGGACGCCCTGCCCGCCGCCAGCGGCCTCCTGCTGGGCGACAACCCCTTCGACTGCACCTGCGCCATCGAGCCCCTCGCCCTGTGGCTCAACCGCTCCCGGGGCCGCGTGCGCGACGCCGAGGCGCCCTCCTGCGCCTCCCCGGCCACAATGAGGAACGTGACGctgctggccgccgccgccctgaCCCTGCGGTGCTACCAGAGGGCGGCCGGGGCGGACCTGGCCCTGCAGACGTCCTACGTGTTCCTGGGCCTGGTGCTGGGCCTGGTGGGGCTGGTGTTCCTCTTTGTGCTCTACCTCAACCGCAAGGGCATCAAGAAGAGGGTGAACGAGGCGCGCGACGCCTGCCGCGAGGTGTGGGAGGGCTACCACTACCGCTACGAGATCGACTCGGACCCCCGCCTCTCCCAGGTGTCGTCGAACGCGGACGCATGA